In Aequorivita sp. H23M31, a single window of DNA contains:
- a CDS encoding tetratricopeptide repeat protein, producing the protein MATNSNKSIFQQLWDRKVPQYLGTYFAVGFGLLQFVEFLTKRYDLTNSLVDKYLLIWLALIPALVIVTYFGSQLQFKSSTLKWPKILVVMNVIAAFLLGSLLFNETTTGQTSTIEVVDENGKSLTAVVPSLNKIKTIASFQFRNLTNNKENDWYGVAFSQLLQHNLDQRPEFYTNSVYTLNTYHNVMGLPSFVTPNVGLEREIAKKSRNDFFTDISYNIKDGEFEFKGNLYNTRDGKSISELYAIGEDPYNAVDNIKQQIFDNIPNAIKSTGKQMNMPASSLVTGNLEALKFHTLSRMTFYNDPSALEETLVLDQKAVALDPQCASCHFWIGDVLYGLGRKDEAIASIKKSIKYGKSLPERMQFIPKEVLYQITNNIDAYRKLQEMRKKMYPYEFAPYQALLGMYRVEYGNESGKKLMREAIENGNVEKGLLALYELQLVDEEYEEALQSLERLSAEFPDRDEDRQKYANIYEKQGNLEKAKEILLREEALDPLNTKLQAKIATLDFKNQATALAYKRMDDGLKQATTLTDSIQFMWYKSYLLELSGQVSASLKTLAEYEKYTTRLGPINRILASTFSRKALMNQSISREEQVEKLITDLSRFSSENESFYNCFVNINAIQNDYKMTMEMEKFRTNCRREYENYGKGYDTYFDLILAYSDRDYKKCIELLEKDNSKIQSLIGEKDFISNIYAKAGNLKKAQEIMKKEVDQKPEDPKYYYQLAFLLENENPKEARKYLDIALQYWQHADPEYIPLQRAKVLSQRLGEKQIRL; encoded by the coding sequence ATGGCTACCAATAGCAACAAATCGATTTTTCAGCAACTTTGGGATCGCAAGGTGCCACAGTATTTGGGAACCTATTTTGCCGTAGGATTTGGTCTCTTGCAGTTCGTGGAGTTCCTCACCAAACGCTATGACTTAACTAATTCTTTAGTTGATAAATATCTTTTGATTTGGTTGGCGCTCATCCCTGCTCTTGTTATAGTAACTTACTTCGGAAGTCAATTACAATTTAAATCTTCTACCTTAAAATGGCCCAAGATATTGGTAGTAATGAATGTTATAGCAGCATTTTTATTGGGTAGTCTTTTGTTTAACGAAACCACAACGGGCCAAACTTCTACTATCGAGGTTGTGGACGAAAACGGAAAATCGCTAACTGCCGTGGTTCCTAGCCTGAACAAGATAAAGACCATTGCCAGTTTCCAATTTAGAAACTTGACGAATAACAAAGAAAATGATTGGTATGGAGTGGCCTTTTCACAACTTCTACAGCACAATCTAGATCAGCGGCCTGAATTTTATACGAATTCCGTCTATACCTTGAATACCTATCACAATGTGATGGGCCTCCCCTCCTTTGTAACTCCAAATGTTGGCTTGGAACGTGAGATTGCCAAAAAGTCACGCAATGATTTTTTTACGGATATTTCCTATAATATCAAAGATGGGGAATTTGAATTTAAGGGAAATTTATACAATACCCGGGACGGAAAAAGTATTTCGGAACTCTATGCTATAGGTGAAGACCCCTACAATGCCGTAGATAATATAAAGCAGCAGATTTTTGATAATATTCCAAACGCCATAAAGAGTACAGGAAAGCAAATGAATATGCCGGCTTCATCTCTGGTTACGGGTAATCTTGAGGCGCTTAAATTCCATACTTTATCCCGAATGACATTTTATAATGATCCTTCAGCCTTGGAGGAAACTCTGGTATTAGATCAAAAAGCGGTTGCCTTGGATCCACAATGCGCTTCCTGCCATTTTTGGATTGGAGATGTTCTATATGGACTTGGACGAAAGGATGAGGCTATTGCTTCTATAAAAAAATCAATAAAATATGGAAAATCACTACCGGAAAGAATGCAGTTCATCCCTAAGGAAGTGCTGTATCAGATTACAAACAATATAGATGCATATCGGAAATTACAGGAAATGCGAAAGAAAATGTATCCCTATGAGTTTGCCCCTTATCAAGCATTATTGGGAATGTATAGGGTGGAATATGGAAATGAAAGTGGTAAAAAATTAATGCGGGAGGCTATAGAGAATGGCAATGTAGAAAAGGGACTTTTGGCTTTATATGAACTGCAGCTGGTGGATGAAGAATATGAGGAAGCTTTACAGAGTCTGGAGCGCTTAAGTGCTGAATTTCCAGATAGAGATGAGGACAGACAGAAATATGCGAACATCTATGAAAAACAAGGTAATTTAGAAAAGGCGAAGGAAATCCTTCTGCGAGAAGAAGCGTTAGATCCTTTAAACACAAAACTGCAGGCAAAAATAGCCACTTTGGATTTTAAAAACCAGGCAACTGCCTTAGCCTATAAAAGGATGGACGACGGATTAAAGCAGGCCACCACACTAACGGATAGCATTCAGTTTATGTGGTATAAAAGTTATCTCTTGGAATTATCCGGCCAAGTCAGTGCTTCTTTAAAAACTCTTGCCGAATATGAAAAATACACTACCAGGTTAGGCCCAATAAATAGGATTTTGGCAAGTACCTTCTCCCGAAAGGCCTTAATGAACCAATCGATCAGCAGAGAGGAACAAGTAGAAAAGTTGATTACCGATTTGAGCAGATTTTCTTCAGAAAATGAAAGTTTTTATAATTGTTTTGTAAATATAAATGCTATACAAAACGACTATAAAATGACTATGGAAATGGAAAAATTTCGAACCAACTGCCGTAGAGAATATGAAAACTACGGAAAAGGTTACGACACTTATTTTGATCTTATACTTGCATATTCCGATCGAGATTATAAGAAGTGCATTGAGCTATTGGAAAAAGATAATTCAAAAATCCAAAGTCTTATTGGCGAGAAGGATTTTATATCGAATATCTATGCCAAGGCTGGCAATTTGAAAAAGGCTCAGGAGATTATGAAAAAGGAAGTGGACCAAAAGCCCGAAGATCCCAAATATTATTATCAGCTGGCATTCCTATTGGAAAACGAGAATCCCAAAGAAGCAAGGAAATATTTGGATATTGCACTTCAATATTGGCAGCACGCCGACCCAGAGTATATTCCGTTGCAACGAGCCAAGGTATTATCACAGAGATTGGGGGAAAAGCAAATTAGGCTTTAG
- a CDS encoding TetR family transcriptional regulator C-terminal domain-containing protein → MSTIDKNSPAFENQGSEEKIKKHKIISLYMEYVLLNERTPKSVFKFCRENNFEEAVFYEYFGSFEGLQMEIWNSFYEQTVSLANNDAAYASFSNREKMLTFFYTFFELLTLNRSYILFTLKEHQNVMRNLNQLKGLRKNVKHFAAELIREDNEDKKLKVLKQSVTVFSEGAWIQTLFLLKYWMEDNSAGFENTDIAIEKSVRAIFDVFDTQPLESILDFGKFLWKEKMV, encoded by the coding sequence ATGTCAACTATAGATAAAAACTCTCCAGCATTTGAAAATCAAGGCTCTGAGGAAAAAATTAAAAAGCATAAAATAATTTCTCTTTATATGGAATATGTTCTTTTAAACGAAAGAACTCCAAAGAGTGTATTTAAGTTCTGTAGAGAAAACAATTTTGAGGAAGCGGTGTTTTATGAATATTTTGGTTCTTTTGAGGGATTACAAATGGAAATTTGGAATTCTTTTTATGAGCAAACCGTTTCATTGGCAAATAACGATGCAGCGTACGCAAGTTTTTCGAATAGAGAAAAAATGCTGACGTTTTTCTATACTTTCTTCGAATTGCTCACGCTTAACCGAAGCTACATTCTTTTCACCTTAAAAGAACATCAGAATGTTATGCGGAATTTGAATCAGCTGAAAGGGCTTCGTAAGAACGTAAAACACTTTGCTGCTGAATTAATCCGCGAAGATAACGAAGATAAAAAGCTGAAAGTTTTAAAACAATCTGTTACGGTATTTTCTGAAGGTGCCTGGATCCAAACATTATTTCTGCTGAAATACTGGATGGAAGATAATTCCGCCGGATTTGAAAATACAGACATTGCAATTGAAAAATCGGTCAGGGCAATTTTTGATGTCTTCGATACACAGCCGTTGGAAAGCATATTGGATTTCGGAAAGTTTTTGTGGAAAGAAAAGATGGTGTAA
- a CDS encoding ABC1 kinase family protein produces MKTIDKIPTNKIQRASKLMTTGVKVGGNYLKYYGKKLVNSDHNKDELNESNAEDIYDTLKNLKGSALKVAQMLSMEKNIMPKAYVEKFSLAQFQVPALSAPLVRKTFKKYFGDTPESLFDTFDAGSVAAASIGQVHKATKDGKNLAVKIQYPGVAESISSDLAMVKPVAMKMFNIKGKDSDKYFQEVESKLLEETNYLLEVEQSKEISQACSNIPNLRFPKYYEKLSNEKIITMDWMEGQHLSEFVKSNTSDEEANRVGQTLWDFYMFQMHQLKRVHADPHPGNFLIDADANLIAIDFGCVKTVPEEFYVPYFELAMPENISNPEVFLEKMYALEILKEEDSPEEVKFFSELFQEMLSLFTKPFHCETFDFSDEEFFGKIAELSNKYSKDTEIRKMNGNRGSQHFLYINRTFFGLYNLMNDLGAKVEINNYKNYV; encoded by the coding sequence ATGAAGACTATAGACAAAATCCCCACCAATAAAATTCAGCGTGCTTCCAAATTAATGACTACCGGCGTAAAAGTGGGCGGTAATTACTTAAAGTATTACGGAAAAAAACTCGTTAATTCTGATCATAATAAGGACGAACTTAATGAGAGCAATGCGGAAGACATTTACGATACTTTAAAAAATTTAAAAGGAAGCGCACTGAAGGTCGCCCAAATGCTAAGTATGGAAAAGAACATAATGCCGAAAGCTTATGTTGAGAAGTTTTCATTGGCGCAATTTCAAGTTCCAGCGCTCTCCGCACCTTTGGTTCGCAAAACTTTTAAAAAATATTTCGGCGACACTCCTGAAAGTCTTTTCGATACGTTTGATGCCGGATCGGTTGCCGCAGCAAGTATCGGTCAGGTTCATAAAGCAACGAAGGATGGAAAAAATCTTGCAGTGAAAATTCAGTATCCTGGTGTTGCAGAAAGTATAAGTAGCGATTTGGCAATGGTAAAGCCTGTAGCGATGAAAATGTTCAACATAAAAGGAAAGGACAGCGACAAGTATTTTCAGGAAGTTGAAAGCAAGTTGTTGGAAGAAACTAACTATCTGTTGGAAGTAGAGCAGAGCAAGGAAATTTCCCAAGCCTGTAGTAATATTCCGAATTTGAGATTTCCGAAGTATTACGAAAAACTTTCAAATGAAAAAATCATTACCATGGACTGGATGGAAGGGCAGCACCTTTCGGAATTCGTGAAAAGCAATACCAGTGATGAAGAGGCAAATAGGGTAGGGCAGACGCTTTGGGATTTCTATATGTTCCAAATGCACCAATTAAAACGCGTTCACGCAGATCCCCATCCTGGAAATTTCCTAATTGATGCTGACGCAAATTTAATTGCCATAGATTTTGGATGTGTAAAAACTGTTCCTGAAGAATTTTATGTGCCTTATTTCGAATTGGCTATGCCGGAAAACATAAGTAATCCAGAAGTGTTTTTGGAAAAAATGTACGCTTTGGAAATCTTAAAAGAAGAAGATTCACCGGAGGAAGTAAAATTTTTCTCAGAATTATTTCAGGAAATGTTGAGTTTGTTTACAAAACCTTTCCACTGTGAGACTTTCGATTTTTCTGATGAAGAGTTTTTCGGAAAAATTGCAGAGTTGAGCAATAAATATTCAAAAGACACCGAAATAAGAAAGATGAACGGAAATCGAGGTTCGCAACATTTCCTCTATATCAACCGAACATTTTTTGGGCTTTATAATCTGATGAACGATCTGGGTGCGAAGGTGGAGATTAATAATTACAAGAATTATGTTTAA
- a CDS encoding SdpI family protein, which produces MTFNPIIFIPILIIGIANIIFGNYWKNKPPKTINYYYGFRTKSSMKSQKTWDFAQKVGARNMINYSYYLLLVSLLNFIIKIDYIILSVSIVVLSILTWAFLLIYNTEMAIRKKFGR; this is translated from the coding sequence ATGACCTTTAACCCCATAATATTTATTCCTATCCTTATAATAGGTATAGCAAATATTATTTTTGGAAATTATTGGAAAAATAAACCTCCCAAGACCATAAATTACTATTATGGTTTTAGAACTAAATCTTCTATGAAATCTCAGAAAACATGGGATTTTGCACAAAAAGTTGGTGCTAGAAATATGATAAATTATTCCTATTATTTATTGTTGGTTTCTCTTCTAAACTTTATAATAAAAATTGATTACATCATTTTAAGCGTTTCCATAGTTGTCCTCAGCATTTTAACATGGGCTTTCCTCCTGATTTATAATACGGAAATGGCAATAAGGAAAAAATTTGGGAGATGA
- a CDS encoding DoxX family protein — translation MERIKYFLVGENGTARDFGLLILRLVFAFVLLYGHGYGKMSVIFSGQEIQFMDPIGIGITSSFYLAAFAEGLCAVLLILGLFSRIASLILTINFVVIFIFHAFIVNDAFEVLEMRYLYLFTFLALTFTGPGRFSLDYVLFSSKNNKRNI, via the coding sequence ATGGAGAGGATAAAATATTTTTTAGTCGGTGAAAATGGCACAGCTCGCGATTTCGGCCTGCTGATTTTGAGATTGGTCTTTGCCTTTGTATTGCTCTATGGGCATGGATACGGGAAAATGAGTGTTATTTTTAGCGGACAGGAAATTCAATTTATGGATCCCATTGGTATTGGCATAACCTCTTCCTTTTATCTTGCTGCTTTTGCGGAAGGACTTTGTGCAGTTCTATTGATTTTGGGACTTTTCTCGAGAATTGCAAGTTTGATATTAACAATAAACTTTGTAGTGATATTCATTTTCCATGCGTTTATTGTAAACGATGCCTTTGAAGTTTTGGAAATGCGGTATCTGTATTTGTTTACTTTTCTTGCACTCACCTTTACGGGTCCTGGAAGATTTTCGTTGGATTATGTGTTGTTTTCTAGTAAAAACAACAAACGAAATATATAG
- a CDS encoding PGDYG domain-containing protein → MLRFTQDEIPQIKFLSAKKKPIAILCAQIHEPFEVESMEGVMSGKAGDWLMVGINGEKYVCDDAIFKQSYDLCIPDEGTDCG, encoded by the coding sequence ATGCTCCGATTTACACAAGACGAAATTCCGCAAATAAAGTTTCTTAGCGCCAAGAAGAAACCAATAGCAATATTATGTGCCCAGATCCACGAACCTTTTGAAGTTGAATCAATGGAAGGGGTTATGAGCGGGAAGGCAGGAGATTGGTTAATGGTGGGTATCAATGGGGAAAAATATGTTTGCGATGATGCTATTTTTAAACAGAGCTATGACCTATGTATTCCGGACGAAGGAACGGATTGTGGTTAG
- a CDS encoding caspase family protein yields MGNLKNVYALLIGVGNDLPVTVKDATAIYNILADETIAGYLPENITLLTDNKATRKNILASFDNLIEKSDENASVLIYYSGHGGCYSDNTFLRKEDWKPEDQNKKYFHLCPFDYDPVNYEKTWVKAEEVKEKISKLKSRRLVFFLDCCHAAGITKDGPGILSKAAGHLSQQDGLAQTLDDGKGMSIISSCREDQLSYIMQGDSNSLYTKCMIEVLRGKGKTDFSDPFIRISEVVQYIFKKVPEANPKQNPYANLQIYDDFVLSYLPKDLRTNPESKIETKTSIQGKQATKEEQATVFRETENANSVILFVHSFMGNGATAFADIPKFLMEDKKMAGWDMFPFGYGENILPDLGKNVWASLTDINRNSTYLTASIKHKYSKYKRIAIIAHGLGGLAVQQTILDLSPEDREKISHLILFGTPSNGLAETTIKNLNQDNLKDLKETGNFITNLRERWTQLFSTSYPFYFRTVASTKDLFIPIQSSLQPFPEANRVIVEGDHFSMVKVEDKNNDSYCLIVNALTGNKFFNQCSSQEEINITLGDYDEVIKKQLPKLEILDNKGLEQLIYALEGADRAEEALSIVENHKLAKDNSNLMGVIGGRYKRKYLFSFCGSDAENAIKYYSQGLEIAQAKKDQKQIYYHAINLAFLYLFYKEDEAKMLDYANTALDATKKDPFNSLWKLATVAEANLYLGNLEESKSNYSQTAAMAGIREKMSIYSNAYNAYYCLMHSQNPEDPFIKFLKTIFLS; encoded by the coding sequence ATGGGAAATCTAAAAAACGTATATGCACTGTTGATAGGAGTAGGGAATGATCTTCCGGTAACCGTCAAGGATGCCACGGCTATTTATAATATTCTCGCAGACGAGACCATTGCAGGATATTTACCCGAAAATATTACCTTGCTTACGGACAATAAAGCTACCCGTAAAAACATTCTTGCCAGCTTCGACAATCTTATTGAAAAGTCGGATGAAAACGCTTCCGTGCTTATCTATTATTCCGGCCACGGTGGATGTTATAGTGACAATACATTTTTAAGAAAGGAAGATTGGAAACCAGAGGACCAAAACAAAAAATACTTTCATTTGTGTCCATTTGATTATGACCCCGTAAACTATGAAAAGACTTGGGTAAAAGCGGAAGAGGTAAAGGAGAAAATAAGTAAACTGAAATCGCGCCGTCTGGTTTTCTTTTTGGATTGTTGTCACGCCGCGGGCATTACCAAGGACGGACCTGGTATATTGTCTAAGGCGGCAGGGCATTTATCGCAACAGGATGGACTTGCCCAAACATTGGATGATGGTAAGGGAATGTCGATTATTTCCTCTTGTAGGGAAGATCAGCTAAGCTATATTATGCAAGGAGACAGCAATAGTCTTTATACTAAATGTATGATTGAGGTTTTACGGGGGAAGGGCAAAACGGATTTTAGTGATCCCTTTATTCGAATTTCGGAGGTGGTACAATATATTTTTAAAAAGGTGCCCGAAGCCAATCCTAAGCAAAATCCCTATGCCAATCTTCAAATATATGATGACTTCGTGCTCAGTTATCTTCCGAAGGATCTAAGAACTAATCCAGAGAGTAAGATTGAAACTAAAACATCAATTCAAGGTAAACAAGCAACTAAGGAAGAACAGGCTACAGTTTTCAGGGAAACGGAAAATGCCAATAGTGTTATTCTTTTTGTACATAGTTTTATGGGTAATGGAGCGACGGCTTTTGCGGATATCCCTAAATTTTTAATGGAGGACAAAAAGATGGCGGGATGGGATATGTTTCCATTTGGTTATGGTGAAAATATCCTTCCTGACCTTGGCAAAAATGTATGGGCTTCTCTTACCGACATAAATCGAAATTCCACTTACCTCACCGCTTCCATAAAGCATAAATATTCCAAATACAAGCGTATTGCAATAATTGCTCATGGCTTGGGAGGTCTGGCCGTTCAACAAACTATATTAGATTTATCTCCCGAAGACCGAGAAAAAATAAGCCACCTTATCCTCTTTGGAACCCCAAGCAATGGCTTAGCTGAAACAACAATAAAGAATTTGAACCAGGATAATCTAAAGGATTTAAAGGAAACGGGAAACTTTATCACCAATTTAAGAGAGCGGTGGACACAGCTATTTTCAACTTCTTATCCATTCTACTTTAGAACGGTAGCTTCTACAAAAGATCTATTTATACCTATACAATCAAGTCTTCAGCCCTTTCCGGAAGCTAATAGAGTTATCGTGGAAGGAGACCATTTCTCAATGGTCAAGGTAGAAGATAAAAACAATGATAGTTATTGTTTGATTGTAAATGCATTGACTGGAAATAAATTCTTCAATCAATGCTCATCGCAGGAGGAAATAAATATCACTTTAGGAGATTATGATGAGGTCATTAAAAAACAACTGCCCAAACTTGAAATCCTTGATAACAAAGGGTTGGAACAACTTATTTATGCTCTTGAGGGTGCAGATAGAGCAGAGGAGGCTCTTTCAATCGTGGAGAACCATAAATTGGCCAAAGACAACTCAAATTTAATGGGGGTAATTGGAGGCAGGTATAAACGCAAATATCTCTTTTCCTTTTGTGGGAGTGATGCCGAAAATGCAATCAAGTATTACTCGCAAGGTCTAGAAATTGCCCAGGCAAAAAAGGATCAAAAGCAGATTTACTATCACGCCATAAACTTGGCATTTTTATATCTATTTTATAAAGAAGATGAGGCTAAGATGCTCGATTATGCCAATACTGCTTTGGATGCTACCAAAAAAGATCCCTTTAACAGCTTATGGAAGTTGGCAACCGTGGCGGAGGCAAATCTATATTTGGGAAATTTGGAAGAATCCAAAAGCAACTATTCCCAGACCGCCGCGATGGCAGGGATTAGAGAGAAAATGTCAATTTATAGCAATGCATATAATGCATATTATTGTTTGATGCACTCCCAAAATCCAGAGGATCCTTTTATTAAGTTCCTAAAAACCATTTTTTTATCCTGA
- a CDS encoding tetratricopeptide repeat protein encodes MQFKSFINECHKKEVFKLLSFYIVSSWVLLQVLAVTWEALGLPHTSVTYLIIFLLAGFPVFIFLVWKFRIAPLKKNEDVEEQEKLTKEFHKIYFSAIGVIGIICATAIFLIVGNTFSKNSVLPSAIHTDKIAVLKFGNNTGDPKYDIVGKMASDWVIHGITENQLGQVISEDVISQYNDMLRSGKSGEDQENMVRKYLKPARIISGNFYLNNGQLIFQSSITDGETNSTIISFKKNTCNSANALDCIKDLSESITGYLATSANKKLLLQERPPKYEAYKYLLDAKSTGSDEEQLALLNSALEIDPTYFEAKVLRVAYFYNQREFKKADSLLKLIKPDSHRNLRQLNLLNMYEATLKGDNRKAYEMLLREYKMAPFDLITNKTAMVLALQFVNRPQDVEEIFNVIKSDSVDFVNCSNCVERIYVKALADVQLNNYQKAINESQKVLAQIDSDILKKPLLQAWVRTGSVADLNNFLFQQELTATPENLLLLYMTAGKEYLLKGNNTTAEIYFKKAKNLGSQISDKHYLAEALFYLGDFARAEEVYHKLHIESPKSIDFLGKLAISNYMLGNNSEAEKNLHMLKNLRGPFQFGEVDYVLAQYDAMANKEDEMYLNLLKSVAEGHLFISTSFQNDPLFRKYINSDRFQKILKFWY; translated from the coding sequence ATGCAATTCAAAAGCTTTATAAATGAGTGCCATAAAAAGGAAGTGTTTAAATTGCTTTCTTTTTATATCGTTTCATCTTGGGTTTTGTTGCAGGTCCTTGCTGTTACTTGGGAAGCGTTGGGACTTCCCCATACCTCCGTTACTTATCTGATTATTTTTTTATTGGCAGGTTTTCCGGTATTTATCTTTTTGGTTTGGAAATTTCGAATCGCACCTCTAAAGAAAAATGAAGATGTAGAAGAACAAGAAAAACTTACCAAGGAATTCCATAAAATTTATTTTTCGGCAATAGGAGTGATCGGAATAATATGTGCAACGGCAATTTTCCTCATCGTCGGCAATACGTTTTCAAAAAACTCCGTTTTGCCATCAGCAATTCACACGGATAAAATTGCGGTGCTCAAATTTGGAAATAATACGGGTGATCCCAAATATGATATTGTTGGTAAAATGGCTTCCGATTGGGTAATTCACGGAATTACTGAAAATCAGTTAGGACAGGTTATTTCTGAGGATGTTATCTCACAGTATAATGATATGCTGCGCTCTGGAAAATCAGGGGAAGATCAAGAAAATATGGTGCGAAAATATTTAAAGCCCGCGAGAATAATTTCGGGGAATTTCTATCTCAACAATGGTCAATTAATATTCCAAAGCAGTATTACAGATGGAGAGACCAATTCAACAATAATTTCCTTTAAAAAAAACACTTGCAATTCGGCTAATGCCTTGGATTGTATCAAAGATCTTTCCGAGTCCATTACAGGATATCTCGCCACCTCAGCAAACAAAAAATTGCTGCTACAGGAAAGACCTCCAAAATATGAAGCCTATAAATATCTTTTGGACGCAAAAAGTACGGGCAGTGACGAAGAACAACTAGCTCTTTTAAACAGCGCTCTTGAGATTGACCCTACTTATTTTGAGGCGAAAGTGCTTAGGGTGGCATATTTCTACAATCAAAGGGAATTTAAAAAAGCAGATTCCCTCCTAAAATTAATAAAACCTGATTCCCACCGAAACCTGCGACAACTCAATCTGTTGAACATGTATGAGGCTACTCTTAAGGGTGATAACAGAAAAGCCTACGAAATGCTCCTGAGGGAATATAAAATGGCTCCCTTTGATCTTATAACAAATAAAACAGCCATGGTCCTGGCATTGCAATTTGTGAACAGACCTCAGGATGTAGAGGAAATTTTTAATGTGATTAAGTCGGATAGTGTGGACTTTGTGAATTGCTCCAATTGTGTGGAGAGAATTTATGTGAAGGCGTTAGCGGACGTGCAATTAAATAATTACCAAAAAGCGATAAATGAATCCCAGAAAGTACTGGCTCAGATAGATTCCGATATTCTAAAAAAACCACTTCTTCAGGCCTGGGTAAGAACTGGGAGTGTTGCCGATTTAAATAATTTTTTATTTCAGCAGGAACTTACCGCTACTCCTGAAAATCTTCTTCTCTTATATATGACGGCGGGAAAAGAGTACTTATTAAAGGGAAATAATACCACCGCCGAAATATATTTCAAAAAAGCAAAAAATCTGGGATCCCAGATATCCGATAAACATTATTTGGCAGAAGCACTTTTTTACTTGGGTGACTTTGCGCGAGCGGAAGAAGTATATCATAAGCTGCATATTGAAAGCCCTAAATCCATAGATTTCCTTGGAAAGCTGGCCATTTCAAATTATATGCTTGGCAATAATTCCGAAGCCGAAAAAAATCTCCATATGCTCAAAAATTTGCGGGGGCCTTTTCAATTTGGAGAGGTTGATTACGTGCTCGCTCAATACGATGCTATGGCAAATAAGGAAGATGAGATGTATCTAAATCTACTTAAATCGGTAGCCGAGGGTCATTTATTTATTTCCACAAGTTTTCAGAATGACCCACTATTTCGGAAGTATATAAACTCCGATAGATTTCAGAAGATATTAAAATTCTGGTACTAA
- a CDS encoding nitroreductase family protein, with translation MEKISGINKITPTDYTILESIQNRWSPRVFAEKPISERQVKTLLEAGRWAPSSGNMQPWRIIWGIKGTEMFDRIFECLDDYNRSWAGNAQVLWLNAFKKTMNNKDKENFHALHDLGLFMGNVISQANSMGIAVHQMAGVRFKDAQKEFHVPEDYHVATAVAFGYFGGDEEVLPGDLKKQEITELRKRISQDEFAFNGNFVERK, from the coding sequence ATGGAAAAAATTTCAGGCATAAATAAAATAACACCAACCGATTACACCATCTTAGAAAGTATCCAAAATCGTTGGAGTCCTCGAGTATTTGCGGAAAAACCAATTTCCGAGAGGCAAGTAAAAACACTTCTGGAAGCCGGAAGATGGGCGCCAAGTTCAGGCAATATGCAACCATGGCGGATCATCTGGGGAATCAAGGGAACTGAAATGTTTGACCGAATTTTTGAATGTTTGGATGACTATAACCGATCTTGGGCAGGCAATGCGCAGGTATTATGGTTAAATGCTTTTAAAAAAACCATGAATAATAAGGATAAGGAAAACTTTCATGCCCTTCATGACCTCGGACTGTTTATGGGGAATGTAATCTCCCAAGCGAACAGTATGGGAATAGCCGTTCACCAAATGGCGGGGGTTCGGTTTAAAGATGCGCAAAAAGAATTTCACGTTCCGGAAGATTATCATGTTGCAACAGCGGTTGCTTTTGGATATTTTGGCGGGGATGAAGAAGTCCTGCCAGGAGATTTAAAGAAACAGGAAATCACCGAATTACGAAAGCGAATATCCCAAGATGAGTTTGCTTTTAACGGAAATTTCGTAGAGAGGAAATAG